In the genome of Desulfuromonas sp. DDH964, one region contains:
- a CDS encoding DUF167 domain-containing protein: protein MPVWLSADPRGAVIALLVQPRASRNQIAGVQGEELKVRLTSPPVDGAANKCCCEYFAKFFGVAKGAVELLAGETSRHKRLLVRGVTVAEVERVVGPLLAG, encoded by the coding sequence ATGCCCGTCTGGCTGAGCGCCGACCCGCGCGGCGCGGTGATCGCCCTGTTGGTCCAGCCGCGCGCCAGCCGCAACCAGATCGCCGGCGTCCAGGGGGAGGAACTGAAAGTCCGCCTCACCTCGCCCCCCGTCGACGGTGCCGCCAACAAGTGCTGCTGCGAATACTTCGCCAAGTTCTTCGGCGTCGCCAAGGGGGCGGTGGAACTGCTCGCCGGCGAGACCTCCCGGCACAAGCGGTTGCTGGTGCGGGGAGTGACGGTGGCGGAGGTGGAACGGGTGGTTGGTCCGCTGCTGGCGGGCTGA
- a CDS encoding DivIVA domain-containing protein, giving the protein MRITPIDIQQYQFKTRPFGYDKAGVDHFLEMIADELESFMRQHQETKEELARTRASLEEMRQREATLKETLVTTQRVTDELKANARREADIITADAQLRAERIMRDAEDRRIQLINEIQDLKRQKISFETSLRTLVESHMRLLDLDVVALTDQTRDDRLLEERLPFDGRPAATDEKP; this is encoded by the coding sequence ATGCGCATCACCCCCATCGACATCCAGCAGTACCAGTTCAAAACCCGTCCCTTCGGCTACGACAAGGCCGGCGTTGATCATTTCCTCGAAATGATCGCCGACGAGCTGGAGAGCTTCATGCGTCAGCACCAGGAGACCAAGGAGGAGCTGGCGCGGACCCGGGCGAGCCTGGAGGAGATGCGCCAGCGCGAGGCGACGCTGAAGGAGACGCTGGTGACGACCCAGCGGGTGACCGACGAGCTCAAGGCCAACGCCCGCCGCGAGGCCGACATCATTACCGCCGATGCCCAGCTGCGCGCCGAGCGGATCATGCGCGATGCCGAAGACCGCCGCATCCAGCTGATCAATGAAATCCAGGACCTGAAGCGGCAGAAGATCTCCTTCGAAACCTCCCTGCGCACCCTGGTCGAGAGCCACATGCGCCTGCTCGACCTCGACGTCGTAGCGCTCACCGACCAGACCCGTGACGACCGCCTGCTCGAAGAACGCCTCCCCTTCGACGGACGCCCGGCGGCGACGGACGAAAAACCCTGA
- a CDS encoding YggT family protein: MNVLLSTLAEVIGLIFQIYTFIVIGRALVSWVNPDPYNPIVRFLYQVTEPPLAFIRRYIPSQFGGIDFSPIILLLGISLLRRLLLELLAQLAYRF, from the coding sequence ATGAACGTGCTCCTATCGACCTTGGCCGAGGTGATCGGCCTGATCTTCCAGATATACACCTTCATCGTCATCGGGCGCGCCCTGGTCTCCTGGGTCAACCCCGACCCTTACAACCCGATCGTACGCTTCCTCTACCAGGTGACGGAACCGCCCCTCGCCTTCATCCGCCGCTACATCCCGTCCCAGTTCGGCGGTATCGACTTTTCGCCGATCATCCTTTTGCTCGGTATATCCCTGCTGCGCCGGCTGCTGCTCGAACTGCTCGCCCAGCTTGCCTACCGTTTCTGA